The Syntrophorhabdaceae bacterium region CCCTGTGAGTCTTGAATACCGGCTCTTAAAACTCTTTAGGTCGCCGAAGGCGTAATCGTCGATGACACTCACGAGGCCATAGAGCTCCAGGAGGGAGTTTTGGAGGGGCGTGGCAGTGAGCAGCACCTTCGGCGCATGGGCGACCGCTGCCTTGATGGTATTCGCGATCCTGTTCGTAGGTTTATAGACATTTCTCAGGTGATGCGCCTCGTCGATTACGATAAGGTCCCAATTCACCTGTTTGATATATGCGTCTTTACCCCGGGCGAAATGATAGGAGCAGATAACGATCTCGCGCTGGTCGAAGGGATTGACATGCCCTTTTTTTATCTCCCGGTTAAACGATTTCGTTTCCAGTATCAGAGAGGGGAGAAAAAACTTGTCCGCCAGCTCCTGATTCCACTGCTTGCGAAGGCTTGAGGGCACGATGATGAGGAGCTTTCTCTTTCTCTCAGCCCATTTCTGTGACAGGAGTATGCCCGCCTCGATGGTTTTCCCCAAGCCCACTTCGTCCGCAAGAATAGCTCCTTTCGAGAGAGGGGAGCGAAATGCAAAGAGGGCGGCCTCCACCTGGTGAGGGTTAAGGTCAACCTGGGCATCGGAAAGGGACGCCGCCAGCTTCTCGATGCTGTTCGACGAGCACCGCTTGGTCAGTTCGTGAGCATAGTATTTGGCGTGATAGGGGGTCAGCTGCATGTGTTCGATTAGAGCCGGTTTAGTTATATGTCAGCGCCAAGGAGAAAACCAACCGTCAACCCTTTATTGCGGAACCATTCCTTAATCGCGCTTTTGTTACCTGCAATTACGGTATCGATTTCACTGCTCCTCGGTGACCTCCACATTTGCCACTGCAGTAGCCTTTCCAGGATGGCCTTTATCTTCACGAAATCCATTTCGCTTAAATCCCGATAGAATGGCTTCTCCTTTTCGTCGCTGTCGTGAATATCGAGTTTCGCGCATACTGCATCACGGAATATTTCACACCAAGCCATCATCGATTTCGATGAGAAAAGTCGTTCCAATCTAATTTGGTTTTCGTCGTGTGGACCAGCCTTTTGGTCCCAAGAACATAATACCAAATCGTAAATTTGATTTATCAAAGCCTGAATGTTCTTGAATTCTGCTTCTCTCTTATATTTTTCAGAAAGCATGTCATCCGATACAGGATCGGAATACAAGAAACACGCAAAAATAGACTTGGACAACATGTCTACCGTTATGGGCTGTTCGTTTGAACTTCGGTTACTTACAGATATTAAATCTTTTAGCTTGTTATTCTCGTCGTCCAGAACTGAATTGTATAGATAACTTCTGAATCGCCTATTCCGCTCTGCTCTGGTAAGAGATGCATCCTTCTGCTCAAGAAATTCGAGAAATCCTGTTTCATTCTTCACCTGTATGTCCTCGCGATTCTTATACTCTTCAAAATCATTCCCAAATTGTTTTCCGAGCTTAAGAATCATGATTGACGAGAAAAATCTTGTTTGGGCAAACTTATCATGGGCTGAAATGTTTGCTTGATTCAGAACCCGCACGTCTGGATCAATATATATTTTGCACTCAAAGGTTCGTCTTCCTCCCCAGAGAAGAGCTGCAGCTTTGTGCTGTCCATCAAAAAGTAAAATTCTATTATTTACGACCCTGCCTATGGAAGGTTGGAGAACCGGATAAGTCTGGAAGTGGCGATACATTTCAAACACTTTTTCCAAAATCAAGTAACGCGGCTGCAAACCCACCTTGTCATCATCGTCATCGTCGCTATTCAGAATTTCCATGGGAAGATTACCATAGAAGTACTTCCACCCCGTTCTTGGGCATTCTTGGATATAATAATTACCTGCAAATGAATGGTTCGATAACTTAATATCTTTTCCACGAATTTCGGTATCCACCGGTTGAGCGTAGGTCTTAAGATCACCTTTTTCCTTCAAGTATTCCAGAAGATGGCGTAACGTCAAGCGGTCTCCCGTCAAAAAAAAATCCTTCAAACGCAATTTTACCCTATAATCCTCCAGCGGCAGCATTCCTTTTGATTTGTTGTGGAATTCACACATAGGCGCGATGTTATCCAATTCCGAGAAACCGCCAAGGGAGTGAGCTTTTATATGGTCAAAATGCACCTTTTCGGCATCGGTTATGGTATGACCGGTTGCAAAACAAACCCTACCATGCCGATTAAGGATGATTTGTTTTTCTTCATCATTGAGCTGTCTCTTCATGGTGATTGCCATATAGATTGCCTCCGCCCAAATTTATTCAGTGGATTTTATACAAACATATAATCACATGTTTACCGGTTATTAACAATGCCAAAAAGATGTTACTGAATCGATATCTTGGGCGATAGAGGTATGCTGGCAGGCTCAAGGGCCAGCCGCTTAAAGGGTGTTTGGTCGCCGCAAGCATAGCACATTTATGGGTGGTTCGTGAGGACGATACAGGAAAATCAAAAGGGATCAGCCCTTGACACGAGAATTTCCCGGATATAATCAGGCAGCCTGACGTGGGGCATTTGTGACGTTATTTAAATTGATGCCGTGAGGGACAGTCATTAAATTATTAAATTGTGATATCAAGGACCGGCTGATATCTCTGCACTATCGATATTTTGAGAGATCGTAATTTATCCGATACGGACAAAACAAGACGGCTTCTGATTTATGAAACAGCTATACTCTTTGTGTGCTGGGCCTCATGCTCGGATAATTTATAGTCGGTTTCCTGATGGCCCTTTCCTCAGGAAATTCCTCCTTTAAACGTTAACCGGCTCTTTTAGGCTGTTTCTCCTGTGCTTTCTTTTCCTTCTCTTTCTGTTTGTCGGAACTCTGTTTCTGTCCTTTTTTCTTGTCCTTCTCGCTCTTGTCTCCCATTGCCTTTCTCTCCTGCGTTAATTTTGTTTGTATACGCTTTTTCAAATGTAGCCTTATAAACAGCTTTTGTCAATGTAACCTTGGCATTGAAGAAGCTCCCCCCTTTTTTTAGAGACGTAATTTAGCCGCAGATGAATTGAGAGAAAAACCGGTAAAGGCTAGTATAGGGCCCTTTTTTGCCGCGGATAAAGGCGGATAACGGCGGATGAAGGCATAAACCATAGAAGAAGATAGTAGGATGGGTTTACCGGGCCGGCGACACTGCCGCCCCGGTACTCTCCGCCCTGCGGGGCGTGAGAGTGTTGCCTGTCCGAAGTCTTGGGGACCCGTTTTCCCAGTCCCTGCAGCGCCCCCGAGCTCCCGGGCAGTTGTGTCGAGAGTTCTCTTAATTTACTGAATTGACTTAGGCCTTGACTTAGTTTATATTTCAAGTATGAATAAGGTAAACGTACATGATGCAAAGACACGACTGTCGGAGCTTTTGAATCGGGTGGAGGGAGGCGAGGAGATTACGATCGCCAAAGCAGGACGGCCAGTGGCCCTCCTGGTGCCCGTGCGTGAGAAGGCTCAAATACGCACTGCCGGAACAGCGAAAGGCAGGGTCGTGATCGGAAAAGATTTCGATGAGCCTCTTCCGGAGTCAATTCTTCGAGATTTCGAGGGATGATATTTCTTCTCGATACCCATGCGTTTCTCTGGTGGATAACAGACAGCCCTGAACTGTCTCCAAGGGCCTCGGATCTAATCGCGAATCCGGATAACGAGCTGTATCTTAGCGCCGCTTCGGGCTGGGAGATAGCAATTAAAGTGCAAATAGGCAAGCTTCACATGGCCGACAGGCCCGATCTCTTTATCCCCGATCAGCTTTCCCGAAATGCTGTCCGCTCGCTCCCCATTCAGATGAGCCATGTCCTTCACGTGGGGAGGCTTCCGCCAATCCATCGCGACCCCTTCGACCGCATTATAATCGCTCAATCGATTATCGAAAAAATGCCCATTATCACGAAAGACCCCGATATCAGAAAATATAAGGTAAAAACGTTCTGGTGACCCGGCCTTCGAATCAAAGGCCTTTATCTGCGGCTAATTAAGCTTTTGATCTTGAACTGAGGCGTAAGGATTATACCGAGATTACCGCTCCCGCGGTTATTTTACCTTGAAAAATCAATATCAAAAAACGATATTTCAAGGCTAACTCCAGGGGAAAGGCGATTTGTCATTGCTCAGCCGGCCACTGATTGAGGCCTTTTTTGCCGCAGATAAAATCGGATAACGGCGGATGACGGCATAAAACAATAGAAGAAGATAGTATAATGGGTTTACCGGGGCGGCGACGGTGCCACCCCGGTACTCTTCCGCCCTGCGGGGCGTGAGAGTGTCGCCTGTCCGAGGTCCGGACAGGCGACTAGCACTTCTTCTTCATCATCCGCCCTTATCCGCCCTTATCTGCGGCTAATTAAGCCTTTGACTTATCGTAGCTGCCTTGTCTCCTTTATCCGTGCCTAATTCAGCCTTTAAACTCCCACCGATGGCCACTATCACTAGCAAAAACGGTCTTCTCCTTGCCGGATATTATGCGCCGCCGACGATCTGTGATATAATTTCCGGAAAATAACTTATCCTACACACGGGGACGACATGATGCGTAATGCCAGAGTGACTTTCTTCGTCGTTGTTTCTGTTCTTCTTTGTACAGGCATCGCCGTTGCCGGCATAGCCCAAAACTCTGTTTCCCTTTCCAGGCTTCCCCTCTCTTTTATTGAAAATGATGGACAAAAGGATCCGGCCATCCTCTTTTATGAACAGGGTGGCGGCCATGCCACGGCATTTACCCGCACGGGCGTCTCCTTATGGCTGGGGAAACCAGGGAAGACGGGGCCCCACGATCTCGTCACCCTTACGCCCCTCGATGCCTCCTCCTTTACCGTCGAAGCCCTCGATAAGAGGGAAGGCAAGGTCAATTACCTTATCGGCTCGGACCCGCAGAACTGGAAGACCGACGTGCCCACTTATGGCGCGGTCCTCTACAAGGGCGTCTATCCCGGCATCGATATCAAGTTTTACGGCTCCAATTCGGAGCTTGAATATGACATCATCGTCGCTCCCCATGGCGACCCTTCTCAGGTGCGTCTCTCCTATAAAGGGATTGAGAAGCTTTCCCTCACCTCCGGGGGCGAGCTCGAGATCCGCCTGAAAGGGGGTTCCATTTTTCAGAGGAAGCCTGTAGCCTACCAGATTGCAGCGGGGAAAAAGACCGAGGTGCCGGGCAAGTTCGTGCTCCTCGATGGCGCCACTTACGGGTTCGAGATCGGCGCCTATGATAAGGAGCGGCCCCTGGTGATCGATCCTGCCCTCGTCTACTCCACCTACCTGGGAGGGAGCAGCAACGACACGGCCTACGCCATCGCCGTCGATTCTGCAGGGAATGTCTATGTGGCCGGCTCCACGCTTTCTATAAATTTTCCTACCGTCAGCGCATTCCAGTCGAGCTTCGGCGGCGGCATCACCGCGGGCGATGCCTTTGTGAGCAAGATCAATCCCGCCGGCACCGCCCTCATTTACTCCACTTACCTGGGAGGTTCCTCGGATGATTTCGCCTTCGCCATCGCCATTGATCCCTCGGGCAACGCCTATGTGGCGGGGCAGACCCTTTCCACCAACTTCCCTATCAGGAACCCTCTCCAAACGTTGAACGCCGGGGGCACCGACGCTTTTATCGCCAAGATAGCTCCCCAGGGCAATGCCCTCGTCTTTTCGACCTACCTGGGGGGGATTTTGAATGACGCCGCCCTTGCCATCGATCTCGACTCATCGAATAATATTTACGTGGCCGGCCAGACCCTTTCCAGTAACTTTCCCACCAGCAGCAACGCCTTTCAGTCGGCAAACGCCGGGGGCAACGACGCGTTTATCGCCAAACTCAACTTCACAGGCAGCGTCCTTTCCCTTGTCTATTCGACCTACCTGGGAGGGAGCAACGGCGACATCGCCAATGCCATTGCCCTCGACTCCTTGAATAATCTCTACGTGGCGGGAGAGACCTTTTCCCTCAACTTTCCTACGGTAAACCCTTTCCAGGCGGCAAACGGCGGGTTAACCGACGGCTTTATCGCCAAGATCGGCCCCACGGGCGCCACCCTCCTCTACTCAACCTATTTGGGGGGCATTTCGAATGATTTCGCCAACTCCATCGCCCTTGACTCCTCAAACAATATATATGTCGCAGGAGAGACTTTCTCCACCAATTTTCCGACCCTGAATCCATTCCAGCCGGCAATCGCCGGGGGCTCCGACGCCTTTATCGCCAAGCTCGATCCCACGGGCGCCGCTCTCGTCTATTCCACGTATTTGGGGGGAAGCAGCAACGACCTGGCCCAGGCCATAGCCCTCGATTCATCGGGTAATGTGCTCGTGGCGGGTGGGACGTTCTCCACGAACTTTCCCATTGTGAATCCATTCCAGGCAACAATCCACGGGGGCTCCGACGCCTTCCTCTCCAAGTTGGGCTCTTCGGGCGCTACCCTCGTCTATTCCACCCACTTCGGGGGGAGCAATAACGACATGGCCAACGCCCTCGCCCTCGATTCCTCGGGGAATGCCTATGTGGCGGGTCAGACCTTTTCCATAGACTTTCCCACTTTGAAACCATTTCGGGCGTCAAACGCCGGGGGCTCCGACGCCTTCCTTCTGAAGTTCAGCGGTTTCCTGGGCGGCTTTACCCTCTCCGTCACAAAACAGGCTATTGGCAAGGGCACGGGTTCCGTGACAAGCGTTCCTTCAGGCATTAACTGCGGGCCTACCTGCTCCGCCAATTTCGTTCAGGGCACCTCGGTGACCCTCACGGCAACTCCCGCCGCAGGCTCGACTTTTACCGGCTGGAACGGGGCCTGCACGGGGATCGGCACGTGCACGGTTTCCATGACTGCCGCGCAAAGCGTAGTCGCCATGTTTACCATTATCCCCGAGACTTTGACCGTAACCAATAGCGACCCCGCGAGCGGGACGGTCACCGCAAAAGGGCTGACCTGTGTGGGCCCTACCTGTACCGGGATTTATAATTACGGCACCGCCGTCACTCTCACCGCCACGCCGAATACAGGCAGCACCTTTACCGGCTGGACCGGGTGCGACAAAGTTGTCGGCGTCACCTGCCAGCTCACCATGAAAGCGGATAGGGCCGTGGATGCCACCTTTGTCAATACCAATCTGTGTGCCTATGCCCTTCTCCCCGTGAGCAAGACTTTCCCCTTCAATGCGGCGGGTGTGGGTGTCCGCGTCACCGCCGCCGGGGCCCCGGGCTGCAGCACGCCTGAGATTACCGCCTCCGATCCATGGATCACCACGAGGCTCGTGTCATTCAAGAATAACAAGGGTACAGTGAGAATCACGGTGCCGAAGAACACGGTAATAACCACCAGAAACGGGACGGTGACCATAGGGGGGACTTCCTTCCCCGTCACCCAGGCAGGGACTCCCTGCACCATCGCCATATTCCCGGCAGGCAGGCCCGCCACCTCGGCGGCCCAGTCCGACTCATTCTCCGTGAACACTCTTCCGGGCTGTGAATGGACCGGAGTGGTAAGCTTGGGCGGCGAATGGCTCAGCATCGTTTCGGGGAGCGCCGGCAATACCGGCCCGGTCACGTATCAGGTCCAGGAGAATATCACACACCGGCAGAGGGTCGGGAAGATTACCGTGTCTCTCGATGCGACACCCGCAAAGAAGAGGGTCTTTACGGTCACCCAGAGAAGATAGATCCTCTCCATACGAATCATGTGCCCCACCTGCGGCAGATGGTTCATGCGGCGTCGGTCTCAGGCCTTTTCCGGTTTCCCCAGTTGACGCACAGGGCGTAATTCATGCATCTTTCGAACACGGGATAGGTGAATTCGGGGGGGACGAGCCCCGGCGTCGCCGCGGCCGTGTTATTCCTCTCAAAGGTCCTCGTATCGGAGAGATAAGGGCGGTAAGGTTCGACGAACCTGTTGAAAAGCGCCTCAGCCGGGTTCTGAAAAGGACCGTAAGGCGGTGTTCCATACTCGATTCCGATCCCCTTCATCTTGAGGAAGAGCTCGCAATAGGATGCCAGGCCCTCCGTGGTCTTCGGCGCATCGCTGGTAACGTGGTAGACGGCGCCGCTGTCCGGATGATCGAGTATGGACAAGGCAACAGAGACGAAATAGTCGATGGGGATGAGGTTGACGTAACCGGGGCCTTCGAGAAATATGCGGAGCGGCACGTGGAGAATCCCGTGTTCATCGAGATGGATGCCGCTTTCACGGGCCTTCTTCCCTCCGTACTCCCGGATCTCCCTCAGGTAGATCTCCCTGATGTAATAGAGGGATTTCACATTGTAGTAGAGGGCATTGAAGCGGTTGGCCCGGCCGCTTCGCGAATCGCCGTAGACGATGGACGGGCGGATAATGGTGAAGGGGATGGCGAGCTCCCCCAATTGTCGGGCCACCTTCTCTTCGGCCATGGCCTTCGTCTCTTCATAGACGTTCGCGAAATCGGTCCGCGCAACGAGCGCTTCAGGGCAATCTGCAGTGCAGGCCCCGTTCACATACGCGGTGGAGACATAATGGAAGTATGCCGAGCCCGAGTCCCGTGCAAGGCCGATCATGGCGTCGAGGCCGCGGACATTTGCCTCATATGATTCCTTGCGGCGGCTTTCAGAAAATCGGGTGTCGGAGGCGCAGTGAATGATCCGCTCGATTCCGGTGCACAGCCGACGATACTCGGGCGCGGGAAGGCCGAGGAGGGGCTTCGGAAGGTCCACTTCCAGGGTGCGAATCTGACCATCGCGATCGTGAAGGCCGAACCAGGCGAGGATATTGCCGATCCTGTCGATAAGCCTTCCCTCCTCCGACGGCCGCCCGAGAATGATGAGCCTCTCGCCCCTTTCAAGCAACGCAGCCATTAAATGACTGCCAAGAAACCCCGTGGCCCCGGTCAGCGCGACAGTCCCGCTCATGTGAGGCCTTATGCTCCCGGGAAACGGAATGGGTCCGTCCCTGCGTAAAGGAAGTTCTCCATCCTGCAATACCCCTGATACAACAGGTATCTGATCCACCTTATCGTGCCGGTCCGGGCGGAGTAGTCTTCGAGCACGGCCCCCACCTCGGGGGCCGCCTTCTGCGCCCGCGCCCGTTCTCCCTCATCGTTCTGGTCGACGAAATAATCGTATTCGAAGATACACCTTTTGCCGCTGTCGACGGGCGTGATAAAGCCAAAGGCGTTCTTGATGCCGTAGCGGTCGGCGATCTCTTTGAAATGGCCTGCCATCTCGTCGATCAGATCATAGTCGAGGGGCAGGTAGAAGAGGATGGGAAAGAAATGTTTCTCCCGGCCGACCCGGGAGCTCACGATCCTGAACATATTGAGGCTTACCAAATTTGTCATCTCGGGACGGGCATAAAGCTCCTCATAGAAGGGCCTGAGATCGGGATCGAGGTCCCGGGCGAGCTGCGCGGCCGAAGGGGTGAGGGCTGCCTCCGCCAGGTCGGCGAATCCTTCGATCCTGAGGTACGAGAAGGGCTCATCTTCGGAAAGCTCCGCAACGAGGTCCAGCCATTGGGCGGACTTAAGGGAGGGCAGGCCGAGGCTCAGGATCGTGAAGAGGCGCTGGTCGATAAGGGGATAGCCCATGTCGCGGATGTTCCGCAGGGCGTAGGCGTCGCCGATCACCAGGACCAGGTGGGTAATGCCCAGGGTGCCTCCGAAGACCTCTTTGATCTCGGCGGCCATTGGCTGGGTAGGGGCCATGAATAAGGAAACATACTCGAGACCGAGTATCCCGATGGCAAGGCCGATGCGGTGGACCGCGCATTCCTTTGTAAAGGCGACCGCCCTTTCGAGGGACTCGAAGGGCACGAGGACCCCGGCCTCATCGTCGGTCATGGGATGGAGCTTCACCACGGCCCCCGTGCAGACTCCCTGGCTCTCCATATCCGCCATGGTGAAGGCGAACAGATTGGGGGCGTTTTTGTCGTTGAGTGAGTATTGGGTCCCCTCCCTGGAGACGAACCCGGCATCGATCACGCTGCTCGCGCACGTCCCGCAGTATGCACTGAAGAGCGACAGAATTCCCGAGGTCATGATGCTCGCGCAGACCGCGGCGGCCGGCTCCGCCACATTCACCCGGAATCCCCGTTTCACGGCCTCTTGCTGAAGCTCGAAAGCCGTGACCCCGGGACCGACGAAGACAGACCAGTTCTTCTCATCGAAGGCGATTGTCTTCATCCGGTTGAGATCGATGACCACGCCTTCGGTAAGGGCGAAACCCAGGATATTGGTGCCGTTCCCCCTTACGACCCATGGGGTCCCGTGGGCGCTGAAGAGTTTCATCAGGGCCGATACTTCGTCCGCCGTCTCAGGCATGACCACATAGGCGGGCAACTTGGGGAAGGCAAGGGGGCAGGGATCGGAGGAGTAGGCGATTGCGATACCCGGATCGGCCGTTGCCCAATCACCACCGACAATACTCCTCATCTCTGAAAGCAGCGGATCTTCCCGTGGCCTTTCAATCACTCCTCCTGCCGCGATATGGGCGTCGATGAAGGATTTGAGGGCCTTCATGACCTTCGTGGGCCGAAGGCCGGTGACGTAGTAGCACTGATAGTCACACTTGCCGCAGAGGTTGCAGGTCTTCGCGATCTCGATGCATTGCTCCGTAACGGGGATCTTCTTTGCCGCCAGCGCCGCGTAGAGCGCCATCCTGCCCTGGGGAAAGAAGCCCGCGTAGTGCCTCACGAGGCCCGAGGCGCACACCCCGCTGCCCAGGAAATCAATCTTGCACATGGCATAGTGCCTGCAATTGCGGGCCGTCTCTAATGGATCATCATTGGAAATCCCCCTCCCGACTCCCTCTTTTTTGTCCAAGTTTTTGCCCCCTCTCCCGCGTGTCAACGCTTCGACCGTGCTATTTCTTTATCCCATAGCCCATATACATGATCTTCATGCTGTCGCTCTCGACCAAAGACAACCGGGCGCCCAGGTCTCTATAGGACAATTGGCCCTTCACCCTCTTTCGAAGGGTACGGAGCAAACTGGGGATCGATTGACCCGGCACTATTCCCCGATGTTCCTTCCATTCAATTCTATGTTCGGCGAGAAGAAGTTTCAATTCCTCAGGCCTTACGAACATCGTCCACACATGGAGACGGTCGGGCATAAAGGACCATCGCTTCCATTCCTGGGATATCTTGATGGCAACCAGTTTCGAGAAGAGGGTGCGGTTCAAGGTGTCATAGAAGAAGACGCCTCCGGGCCGGAGCACGCGGCTAATCTCTGAAATTACCCGCCCGACGCTCGCCACGTGTTCCAATACATCGCAGCAAAAGACCACGTCGAAGGCATTATCCCGGCAGGGGAGAGACTCGGCCCTTCCCCCCGCGTACCCTATATCCATCCCTTCTGCCCGGGAATGATTCAATGCCACCCGCAAAGAAGGCACTGATAAATCGATCCCCACGGAGGAAAAGCCCATGCGCCCTATCTCTTCACACAGCACGCCGCCGCCGCAGCCCACTTCGAGGGCCAATTTTCCTGCAGGATTTACCCCCAGCTCCAGCAGTTTTCTCTTCCCATACCCCACCCTGACCGGGTTCACGCACGTCTTCATCAGGTAAAGCGCCGAACCGGGCTCCCACCACTGTTCGCTCTCCGTGTTGTAGAAGGCATTATCAATAAGGTGTAAGGCGGGCTGTGTTGTCTTCTCCATGGGCTCCCGTTTTTGCACGACCCTGTCTTTGCGCTCTCAACTATCT contains the following coding sequences:
- a CDS encoding type II toxin-antitoxin system VapC family toxin; its protein translation is MIFLLDTHAFLWWITDSPELSPRASDLIANPDNELYLSAASGWEIAIKVQIGKLHMADRPDLFIPDQLSRNAVRSLPIQMSHVLHVGRLPPIHRDPFDRIIIAQSIIEKMPIITKDPDIRKYKVKTFW
- the ubiG gene encoding bifunctional 2-polyprenyl-6-hydroxyphenol methylase/3-demethylubiquinol 3-O-methyltransferase UbiG, coding for MEKTTQPALHLIDNAFYNTESEQWWEPGSALYLMKTCVNPVRVGYGKRKLLELGVNPAGKLALEVGCGGGVLCEEIGRMGFSSVGIDLSVPSLRVALNHSRAEGMDIGYAGGRAESLPCRDNAFDVVFCCDVLEHVASVGRVISEISRVLRPGGVFFYDTLNRTLFSKLVAIKISQEWKRWSFMPDRLHVWTMFVRPEELKLLLAEHRIEWKEHRGIVPGQSIPSLLRTLRKRVKGQLSYRDLGARLSLVESDSMKIMYMGYGIKK
- a CDS encoding SDR family oxidoreductase produces the protein MSGTVALTGATGFLGSHLMAALLERGERLIILGRPSEEGRLIDRIGNILAWFGLHDRDGQIRTLEVDLPKPLLGLPAPEYRRLCTGIERIIHCASDTRFSESRRKESYEANVRGLDAMIGLARDSGSAYFHYVSTAYVNGACTADCPEALVARTDFANVYEETKAMAEEKVARQLGELAIPFTIIRPSIVYGDSRSGRANRFNALYYNVKSLYYIREIYLREIREYGGKKARESGIHLDEHGILHVPLRIFLEGPGYVNLIPIDYFVSVALSILDHPDSGAVYHVTSDAPKTTEGLASYCELFLKMKGIGIEYGTPPYGPFQNPAEALFNRFVEPYRPYLSDTRTFERNNTAAATPGLVPPEFTYPVFERCMNYALCVNWGNRKRPETDAA
- a CDS encoding HNH endonuclease signature motif containing protein, which codes for MAITMKRQLNDEEKQIILNRHGRVCFATGHTITDAEKVHFDHIKAHSLGGFSELDNIAPMCEFHNKSKGMLPLEDYRVKLRLKDFFLTGDRLTLRHLLEYLKEKGDLKTYAQPVDTEIRGKDIKLSNHSFAGNYYIQECPRTGWKYFYGNLPMEILNSDDDDDDKVGLQPRYLILEKVFEMYRHFQTYPVLQPSIGRVVNNRILLFDGQHKAAALLWGGRRTFECKIYIDPDVRVLNQANISAHDKFAQTRFFSSIMILKLGKQFGNDFEEYKNREDIQVKNETGFLEFLEQKDASLTRAERNRRFRSYLYNSVLDDENNKLKDLISVSNRSSNEQPITVDMLSKSIFACFLYSDPVSDDMLSEKYKREAEFKNIQALINQIYDLVLCSWDQKAGPHDENQIRLERLFSSKSMMAWCEIFRDAVCAKLDIHDSDEKEKPFYRDLSEMDFVKIKAILERLLQWQMWRSPRSSEIDTVIAGNKSAIKEWFRNKGLTVGFLLGADI
- a CDS encoding FAD-binding oxidoreductase — translated: MDKKEGVGRGISNDDPLETARNCRHYAMCKIDFLGSGVCASGLVRHYAGFFPQGRMALYAALAAKKIPVTEQCIEIAKTCNLCGKCDYQCYYVTGLRPTKVMKALKSFIDAHIAAGGVIERPREDPLLSEMRSIVGGDWATADPGIAIAYSSDPCPLAFPKLPAYVVMPETADEVSALMKLFSAHGTPWVVRGNGTNILGFALTEGVVIDLNRMKTIAFDEKNWSVFVGPGVTAFELQQEAVKRGFRVNVAEPAAAVCASIMTSGILSLFSAYCGTCASSVIDAGFVSREGTQYSLNDKNAPNLFAFTMADMESQGVCTGAVVKLHPMTDDEAGVLVPFESLERAVAFTKECAVHRIGLAIGILGLEYVSLFMAPTQPMAAEIKEVFGGTLGITHLVLVIGDAYALRNIRDMGYPLIDQRLFTILSLGLPSLKSAQWLDLVAELSEDEPFSYLRIEGFADLAEAALTPSAAQLARDLDPDLRPFYEELYARPEMTNLVSLNMFRIVSSRVGREKHFFPILFYLPLDYDLIDEMAGHFKEIADRYGIKNAFGFITPVDSGKRCIFEYDYFVDQNDEGERARAQKAAPEVGAVLEDYSARTGTIRWIRYLLYQGYCRMENFLYAGTDPFRFPGA
- a CDS encoding type II toxin-antitoxin system Phd/YefM family antitoxin — protein: MNKVNVHDAKTRLSELLNRVEGGEEITIAKAGRPVALLVPVREKAQIRTAGTAKGRVVIGKDFDEPLPESILRDFEG
- a CDS encoding SBBP repeat-containing protein — protein: MMRNARVTFFVVVSVLLCTGIAVAGIAQNSVSLSRLPLSFIENDGQKDPAILFYEQGGGHATAFTRTGVSLWLGKPGKTGPHDLVTLTPLDASSFTVEALDKREGKVNYLIGSDPQNWKTDVPTYGAVLYKGVYPGIDIKFYGSNSELEYDIIVAPHGDPSQVRLSYKGIEKLSLTSGGELEIRLKGGSIFQRKPVAYQIAAGKKTEVPGKFVLLDGATYGFEIGAYDKERPLVIDPALVYSTYLGGSSNDTAYAIAVDSAGNVYVAGSTLSINFPTVSAFQSSFGGGITAGDAFVSKINPAGTALIYSTYLGGSSDDFAFAIAIDPSGNAYVAGQTLSTNFPIRNPLQTLNAGGTDAFIAKIAPQGNALVFSTYLGGILNDAALAIDLDSSNNIYVAGQTLSSNFPTSSNAFQSANAGGNDAFIAKLNFTGSVLSLVYSTYLGGSNGDIANAIALDSLNNLYVAGETFSLNFPTVNPFQAANGGLTDGFIAKIGPTGATLLYSTYLGGISNDFANSIALDSSNNIYVAGETFSTNFPTLNPFQPAIAGGSDAFIAKLDPTGAALVYSTYLGGSSNDLAQAIALDSSGNVLVAGGTFSTNFPIVNPFQATIHGGSDAFLSKLGSSGATLVYSTHFGGSNNDMANALALDSSGNAYVAGQTFSIDFPTLKPFRASNAGGSDAFLLKFSGFLGGFTLSVTKQAIGKGTGSVTSVPSGINCGPTCSANFVQGTSVTLTATPAAGSTFTGWNGACTGIGTCTVSMTAAQSVVAMFTIIPETLTVTNSDPASGTVTAKGLTCVGPTCTGIYNYGTAVTLTATPNTGSTFTGWTGCDKVVGVTCQLTMKADRAVDATFVNTNLCAYALLPVSKTFPFNAAGVGVRVTAAGAPGCSTPEITASDPWITTRLVSFKNNKGTVRITVPKNTVITTRNGTVTIGGTSFPVTQAGTPCTIAIFPAGRPATSAAQSDSFSVNTLPGCEWTGVVSLGGEWLSIVSGSAGNTGPVTYQVQENITHRQRVGKITVSLDATPAKKRVFTVTQRR